One genomic region from Neoarius graeffei isolate fNeoGra1 chromosome 4, fNeoGra1.pri, whole genome shotgun sequence encodes:
- the LOC132884567 gene encoding uncharacterized protein LOC132884567: MRSRSQEWWDVDVLRFSDNDFINNFRLTRNTFTYLCERLRVPLSRVETQLRQPISVSKRVAVGLYWLATGACYRTIANLFGIAKSTVCSIVREFCEAVRQVLMPEYIKLPRGAELQEVVEGFEHRWGFPQCGGAIDGTHIPILAPEDHHADYFNRKGWHSVILQGVVDHRYCFTNINVGWPGSVHDARVLRNSHIYSLAERGELFPMCCVKTCVIDGIALSPNDDLSVYLKTTEDIMGVEVPILLLGDPAYPLRTWLLKGYSDTGNLSAQQRYFNLHHSRARMTVECAFGQLKGRWRCLGKRLDVDISIVPTVVSACCTLHNVCEIHGEAYKEPSGAALNVDRGPEGGALPDMQPALVREALT; encoded by the exons ATGCGGAGTCGCAGCCAGGAGTGGTGGGATGTTGACGTGCTGCGCTTCTCTGATAATGATTTCATCAACAACTTTCGGCTTACGAGAAACACCTTTACCTACCTCTGTGAGCGACTGCGTGTGCCACTGTCGCGGGTGGAAACGCAACTTCGGCAGCCAATTTCTGTGAGTAAACGCGTTGCCGTCGGGCTGTATTGGCTTGCAACAGGTGCGTGTTACCGCACAATCGCAAACCTATTTGGCATAGCCAAGTCTACAGTGTGCTCCATCGTCAGAGAGTTCTGCGAGGCAGTTCGACAGGTTCTGatgccagagtacatcaaactgcCTCGGGGAGCTGAACTCCAGGAGGTTGTGGAGGGCTTTGAACACAGATGGGGCTTCCCCCAGTGTGGAGGTGCAATAGATGGGACCCACATCCCTATCCTTGCACCTGAAGACCACCATGCTGACTACTTTAACCGAAAGGGGTGGCACTCAGTCATTCTGCAGGGTGTTGTTGATCATCGATACTG CTTCACCAACATAAATGTTGGATGGCCAGGGAGCGTCCACGATGCCAGAGTTCTCAGAAATTCCCACATCTATTCACTGGCAGAGAGAGGAGAGCTTTTTCCCATG TGCTGTGTAAAAACCTGTGTTATTGATGGCATTGCACTGAGTCCTAATGATGACTTATCTGTGTACCTCAAGACCACTGAAGACATCATGGGTGTTGAGGTGCCCATCCTGCTTCTGGGAGATCCTGCCTACCCTCTGCGAACCTGGCTCTTGAAAGGGTACTCCGACACAGGAAACCTCTCAGCACAGCAGAGGTACTTCAATTTGCACCACAGCAGAGCCAGAATGACCGTGGAGTGTGCATTCGGGCAGCTGAAAGGGCGGTGGAGGTGCCTTGGGAAACGGCTGGATGTGGACATCTCCATCGTCCCCACAGTTGTCAGTGCATGCTGCACACTCCACAATGTGTGTGAAATTCATGGGGAGGCCTACAAAGAACCCAGTGGAGCTGCTCTCAATGTTGACAGAGGGCCTGAAGGAGGGGCCTTGCCAGATATGCAACCAGCATTAGTGAGGGAAGCACTGACATAA